Proteins from a single region of Streptomyces glaucescens:
- a CDS encoding McrC family protein, with protein MTNADAVVVLREHGPWTNALMDPAVGRTLATTDWVDARPDPYAPGDPRRWQVRAKSRVGAVRVGDLQLTIVPKLPVRRLFFLLGYALDPRSHWGHGDGNVLVSDYDDLLPAVAHAFERQAEHALRRGLLQGYRHTDETLPVVRGRIRESDQIRRRYGFPVPVEVSFDEFTVDIPENRLLLAAVERLVRLQGVPRDVRGRLLRLQVRLEGVRPLRRGAPLPSWTSSRLNSRYGPALRLAELILHEASIEQRGTDTAVSGFLLDLAKVFENFVSVALRQALRPYGGRCQFQAHHHLDEAEAVLLKPDLVWYDDAGRPIGVADAKYKAEKDKERFPSSDLYQMLAYCTSLGLSSGHLVYAKGRSPRGSHRVRRAGVVITQHAMELDRDPVDLLAGIDEIAEFMVRSQ; from the coding sequence GTGACGAATGCCGACGCCGTCGTGGTGCTGCGGGAGCACGGGCCATGGACGAACGCCCTGATGGACCCGGCAGTGGGCCGCACCCTGGCTACGACCGACTGGGTGGACGCCCGGCCCGACCCGTACGCGCCGGGTGATCCGCGTCGCTGGCAGGTGCGGGCGAAGTCGAGGGTGGGGGCCGTGCGGGTCGGTGACCTACAGCTGACGATCGTCCCCAAGCTGCCGGTGCGCCGGTTGTTCTTCCTGCTCGGATACGCTCTCGACCCTCGGTCCCACTGGGGACACGGCGACGGGAACGTGCTGGTGAGCGATTACGACGACCTACTTCCGGCCGTCGCGCACGCCTTCGAGCGTCAGGCCGAACATGCCCTGCGGCGCGGGCTGTTGCAAGGCTACCGGCATACGGACGAGACACTGCCCGTGGTGCGCGGCCGCATCAGGGAGTCGGACCAGATACGCAGGCGGTATGGATTCCCCGTACCTGTCGAGGTCAGCTTCGACGAATTCACGGTGGACATCCCGGAGAACCGGCTGCTGCTTGCCGCCGTGGAACGGCTCGTGCGCCTTCAGGGGGTCCCCCGTGACGTGCGCGGGCGGCTGCTGCGGCTGCAAGTCAGGCTGGAGGGCGTGAGGCCTCTCCGACGAGGCGCACCGCTGCCGTCCTGGACGTCCTCCCGCCTCAACAGCCGCTACGGTCCCGCCCTCCGGCTGGCCGAGCTGATTCTCCACGAGGCGTCGATCGAGCAGCGTGGCACGGACACGGCAGTGAGCGGTTTCCTGCTCGACCTCGCGAAGGTCTTCGAAAACTTTGTGTCGGTGGCTCTACGGCAGGCCTTGCGGCCGTATGGCGGGCGCTGTCAGTTTCAGGCACACCACCACCTGGACGAGGCGGAGGCGGTCCTGCTCAAGCCGGATCTGGTCTGGTACGACGACGCCGGACGGCCGATCGGTGTCGCCGACGCCAAGTACAAGGCGGAGAAGGACAAGGAAAGGTTTCCGAGTTCCGACCTCTACCAGATGCTGGCCTACTGCACCTCGCTCGGTCTTTCATCCGGCCATCTGGTGTACGCGAAGGGCCGATCGCCTCGGGGTTCTCACCGGGTGCGGCGTGCCGGAGTCGTCATCACTCAGCACGCCATGGAACTGGATCGAGACCCGGTTGACCTCCTGGCGGGAATCGACGAGATCGCGGAGTTCATGGTCCGGTCGCAGTGA
- a CDS encoding helix-turn-helix domain-containing protein: MDGREDARWTRARLGRCGPALDLLTARFDRHVYAPHAHEEFTVGVTVGGLEVIDYRGGRIHSGPGSIVILEPGEMHTGGPATPDGGYAYRALYAAPALLADGTLGTGVRHFREPVLDDPELAAALLRAHTELSACPDPLEAESRLPWLLTALARRHSTARAAGDTVPGADGIARAVRDRLADELADPPSLAALATDLGLSRYQLLRAFRTTMGVPPYAWLAQHRVHRARGLLECGLRPAEVAALVGFADQAHLTRWFRRVLGVTPAAYRNSVQDRG; this comes from the coding sequence GTGGACGGACGGGAAGACGCGCGGTGGACACGGGCCCGGCTGGGGCGCTGCGGCCCCGCGCTCGACCTGCTCACCGCCCGCTTCGACCGGCACGTGTACGCGCCGCACGCCCACGAGGAGTTCACGGTCGGGGTGACCGTCGGCGGGCTGGAGGTCATCGACTACCGGGGCGGGCGCATCCACTCGGGGCCCGGCTCCATCGTCATCCTCGAACCGGGCGAGATGCACACCGGGGGCCCCGCCACCCCGGACGGCGGCTACGCCTACCGGGCCCTGTACGCCGCCCCGGCCCTCCTCGCCGACGGCACCCTCGGCACCGGGGTGCGGCACTTCCGCGAGCCCGTGCTCGACGACCCGGAGCTGGCCGCCGCGCTGCTGCGCGCGCACACCGAGCTGAGCGCCTGCCCGGACCCCCTGGAGGCGGAGTCCCGGCTGCCGTGGCTGCTCACGGCACTGGCCCGCCGCCACTCCACGGCCCGGGCGGCCGGCGACACCGTGCCCGGCGCCGACGGCATCGCACGCGCCGTACGCGACCGCCTCGCCGACGAACTCGCCGACCCGCCCTCCCTCGCCGCGCTCGCCACCGACCTCGGCCTCTCCCGCTACCAGCTGCTGCGCGCCTTCCGCACGACGATGGGAGTGCCGCCGTACGCCTGGCTCGCCCAGCACCGGGTGCACCGGGCCCGCGGCCTGCTGGAGTGCGGGCTGCGGCCGGCCGAGGTGGCCGCCCTGGTCGGGTTCGCCGACCAGGCCCACCTGACCCGCTGGTTCCGGCGGGTGCTGGGGGTGACCCCGGCGGCGTACCGCAACAGCGTTCAAGACCGCGGGTGA
- a CDS encoding AAA family ATPase, which produces MPTLTARTKPRTRRSMELLAERPDGLHFSELWKLVVAELPLAEEDLERLKSGDTKGENAWKWQTSDLVMAGWLRKNNGYWRITALGREALEQHSDTEAFYGAARSAYAYWETHRHGFAYAQKLVGVIPAGRQLDLDTLAAETRLDRGPLARWLWGTRPKGAQWVVDGSGGAAPEVRADDTEKAELFAEIQDWQRLAEETVRPIELRELQELLARENERVPHAPSAWLLHGYLAHDADLVRAWITEGFCSLNAALIGPVDGSVSPEELRVRVEHGYRSVPASRREELASALLAFLSHMHPGDLVCTLSDGRFHLGTLTGPAEYKSGVLRRTVNWMDVRIDYNDLPEEVQGRFASQHDIVDMTSLLNDLLRLAPTAHPDDDSRAEEPEPEAVGRTGSELPAIDPSLADELLVTEDWLTEVRDLLQHRQQLIFYGPPGTGKTYLAQHIAEHLAGDPRAVKLVQFHPSYAYEDFFEGFRPTITKPEAAAGTGTLAFDLRPGPFRKLVDLAEADPSTPYFLIIDEINRANLAKVFGELYFVLEYRNRPVDLQYSGEFHLPRNVFIIGTMNTADRSIALVDAAMRRRFAFVALHPDEEPTDGMLARWIDEQTKSAKINPTEDVAALHRELNRRIEDKDFRIGPSYLMRPSVYGPGGLERVWRTSILPLLEEHHYGDDSVNIQARYGLAALRRAVSGGDA; this is translated from the coding sequence ATGCCGACCCTGACCGCCCGCACGAAGCCCCGCACCCGCAGGTCGATGGAACTGCTGGCCGAGCGGCCCGACGGCCTGCACTTCAGTGAGCTGTGGAAGCTCGTCGTCGCAGAACTTCCCCTGGCCGAGGAGGACCTGGAGCGGCTGAAGAGCGGAGACACGAAGGGCGAGAACGCCTGGAAGTGGCAGACCTCCGACCTGGTGATGGCGGGGTGGCTGCGCAAGAACAACGGGTACTGGCGCATCACGGCACTGGGCCGGGAAGCGCTGGAGCAGCATTCGGACACGGAGGCCTTCTACGGCGCTGCCCGGTCCGCGTACGCCTACTGGGAGACCCATCGGCACGGTTTCGCCTACGCTCAGAAGCTCGTCGGTGTCATCCCGGCAGGCCGCCAGTTGGACCTCGACACCCTGGCGGCAGAGACCCGGCTCGATCGAGGCCCTCTGGCGCGATGGCTGTGGGGCACCCGCCCGAAGGGCGCGCAGTGGGTTGTGGACGGCAGCGGTGGTGCCGCTCCCGAAGTGCGCGCCGACGACACAGAGAAAGCCGAGCTCTTCGCCGAGATCCAGGACTGGCAACGTCTCGCGGAGGAGACGGTCCGCCCGATCGAACTCCGCGAGCTGCAGGAACTGCTGGCGCGCGAGAACGAGAGAGTCCCGCACGCTCCGAGCGCCTGGCTGCTGCACGGCTATCTCGCGCACGACGCGGACCTTGTGCGGGCTTGGATCACCGAGGGCTTCTGCTCGCTGAACGCAGCCCTCATCGGCCCTGTGGACGGGTCCGTCTCCCCCGAGGAACTCCGCGTCCGGGTGGAACACGGATACCGGAGCGTCCCCGCCAGCCGACGTGAGGAACTGGCCTCGGCGCTGCTGGCCTTCCTCTCCCACATGCACCCAGGGGATCTGGTCTGCACGCTCAGCGACGGCCGGTTCCATCTCGGTACGCTGACGGGCCCCGCCGAGTACAAGTCCGGTGTGCTTCGTCGGACGGTCAACTGGATGGACGTGCGGATCGACTACAACGACCTTCCGGAAGAGGTGCAAGGGCGTTTCGCCAGCCAGCACGACATCGTCGACATGACCTCGTTGCTGAACGACCTCCTGCGCCTCGCGCCCACCGCGCACCCCGACGACGACTCGCGGGCGGAGGAACCCGAACCGGAGGCGGTCGGCCGAACAGGCAGCGAGCTCCCAGCGATCGACCCGTCGTTGGCCGACGAGCTGCTGGTCACCGAGGATTGGCTCACCGAGGTCCGAGACCTGCTGCAGCACCGTCAGCAGTTGATCTTCTACGGCCCGCCCGGCACCGGCAAGACCTACCTCGCCCAGCACATCGCCGAGCACCTGGCCGGTGACCCGCGCGCCGTGAAACTGGTGCAATTCCACCCGTCGTACGCCTACGAGGACTTCTTCGAGGGCTTCCGGCCGACCATCACCAAACCGGAGGCGGCGGCCGGCACGGGCACGCTCGCCTTCGACCTCCGTCCGGGCCCCTTCCGCAAGCTGGTGGACTTGGCGGAGGCGGACCCGTCGACGCCGTACTTCCTCATCATCGACGAGATCAACCGGGCGAACCTCGCCAAGGTCTTCGGCGAGTTGTACTTCGTTCTCGAGTACCGCAATCGGCCCGTGGACCTTCAGTACTCGGGTGAGTTCCATCTCCCCCGGAACGTGTTCATCATCGGCACGATGAACACGGCCGACCGGTCCATCGCCCTGGTCGACGCGGCGATGCGACGCCGTTTCGCCTTCGTCGCCCTGCATCCGGACGAGGAACCGACGGACGGCATGCTGGCCCGCTGGATCGACGAACAGACGAAGAGCGCGAAGATCAATCCCACCGAGGACGTGGCCGCCCTGCACCGGGAGCTCAACCGGCGTATCGAGGACAAGGACTTCCGGATCGGGCCGTCGTACCTGATGCGTCCCTCGGTCTACGGACCCGGCGGGCTGGAGCGGGTGTGGCGCACCTCGATCCTGCCGCTGCTGGAAGAACACCACTACGGCGACGACTCGGTGAACATCCAAGCCCGGTACGGCCTGGCAGCCCTGCGGCGTGCTGTCTCCGGAGGGGACGCGTGA
- a CDS encoding RNB domain-containing ribonuclease has product MPRRPLRATGAPGDPLHAALGALRTELGVPDAFPPEVLAEAERAARAPRMPSYDATGIPLFTIDPPASTDLDQAMHLSRQGTGYRVRYAIADVAAFVTPGGRLDAETHRRVMTLYFPDARVPLHPPALGEAAASLLPDGPRPAALWTIDLDADGRTLAVDVRRALVRSRARLDYAWVQRQVDEGRAEEPVALLKTIGLLRERLETERGGISLNVPEQEIVPRDGGYALEYRAPLPADGWNAQISLLTGMAAADLMLAHGTGVLRTLPAAPDGAVGRLRRTAHALRIDWPHHVSYAGLVRSLDPHRPHHAAFLLECTTLLRGAGYTVFRDGALPPLTTHSAVAAPYTHCTAPLRRLADRYTSELCLAAVSGDAPPDWVLAALDALPAEMTAGARRASAVERESVNVVEAAVLAPRIGETFDACVIDVDDRRPTTGTVQLTDPAVIGRVDGGDHLPLGEHLRVRLTEADPARATVRFTPA; this is encoded by the coding sequence ATGCCCCGCCGCCCCCTGCGCGCGACCGGCGCCCCCGGAGACCCGCTGCACGCCGCCCTCGGCGCACTGCGCACCGAGCTCGGCGTCCCCGACGCCTTCCCGCCCGAGGTCCTCGCGGAGGCCGAACGGGCGGCCCGGGCGCCGAGGATGCCGTCGTACGACGCCACCGGCATCCCCCTGTTCACCATCGACCCACCCGCCTCCACCGACCTCGACCAGGCCATGCACCTGTCGCGGCAGGGCACCGGCTACCGCGTCCGGTACGCCATCGCCGACGTCGCCGCCTTCGTCACCCCCGGCGGACGGCTCGACGCGGAGACCCACCGCCGGGTCATGACCCTCTACTTCCCCGACGCGCGCGTCCCCCTGCACCCGCCCGCCCTAGGCGAGGCCGCCGCCAGCCTGCTCCCCGACGGCCCCCGGCCCGCCGCGCTGTGGACGATCGACCTCGACGCCGACGGCCGCACCCTCGCCGTCGACGTCCGCCGCGCCCTCGTCCGCAGCCGCGCCAGACTCGACTACGCCTGGGTCCAGCGGCAGGTCGACGAGGGCCGGGCGGAGGAACCGGTCGCCCTGCTGAAGACGATCGGCCTGCTCCGCGAACGCCTGGAGACCGAACGCGGCGGAATCTCCCTCAACGTCCCCGAACAGGAGATCGTCCCGCGCGACGGCGGCTACGCACTGGAGTACCGCGCCCCCCTCCCCGCGGACGGCTGGAACGCCCAGATCTCCCTCCTCACCGGCATGGCGGCGGCCGACCTCATGCTCGCCCACGGCACCGGCGTCCTGCGCACCCTGCCCGCCGCCCCCGACGGCGCCGTGGGCCGCCTGCGCCGCACCGCGCACGCCCTGCGCATCGACTGGCCGCACCACGTCTCCTACGCCGGCCTGGTCCGCTCCCTCGACCCGCACCGCCCCCACCACGCCGCCTTCCTCCTGGAGTGCACCACCCTGCTGCGCGGCGCCGGCTACACCGTCTTCCGCGACGGCGCCCTCCCTCCTCTCACCACCCACTCCGCCGTGGCCGCCCCCTACACCCACTGCACCGCCCCCCTGCGCCGCCTCGCCGACCGCTACACCAGCGAACTCTGCCTCGCCGCGGTGTCCGGGGACGCCCCGCCCGACTGGGTGCTCGCCGCCCTCGACGCACTGCCCGCCGAGATGACGGCCGGCGCGCGCCGCGCGAGCGCCGTGGAACGGGAGAGCGTGAACGTCGTCGAGGCGGCGGTCCTCGCCCCCCGGATCGGCGAGACGTTCGACGCCTGCGTCATCGACGTCGACGACCGCCGCCCCACCACCGGCACGGTCCAGCTCACCGACCCGGCCGTCATCGGCCGCGTCGACGGCGGCGACCACCTCCCCCTCGGCGAACACCTCCGCGTCCGCCTGACGGAGGCCGACCCGGCCCGGGCGACGGTCCGGTTCACGCCCGCGTGA
- a CDS encoding DEAD/DEAH box helicase encodes MADLGWLEGALDPELVGEANERAHRVLIGSALRAVEAEVPEGSPDSREAVDFAVDALDLLAWDAIAEDPKAPETRRLCGQMFALARARLPEDDSPDARLELLRTVCLGWIADETPLAARLLADVELPSVPDAEDDWETQVRRGTADVWLLLLRKRGWDDLDALDHLIARLRAEQAGREETYLSAAGDDARPAAWSLAAHYHLLKTAELLAEYLATGHLLRERRPGRHYDVRERVQAHCDRALEAAVASADPDLEVLVRLLAATADQIIDNSLWTVARAVSPEVNAFVASLVDRGRPRPIFEVLPPQRVALAEQGLIRTAHRSVVVSLPTSAGKTLIAQFRILQALNAYDKQHGWVAYVAPNRALVNQVTRRLRRDFAGLGIGVERVSPALEFDGLEEDMLTDRGEGRFRVLVSTPEKLDLLLRSGWQEKIGRPLCLVVADEAHHLGVDKRGIKLELLLATVNREAQDAGFLLLTPFIDNGDVIAEWLDSGSRQSVGQSVDWTPNDRIVALAHRERAAGNGGFRVTLETLVTSRRTLSVPDELPLDGYRPLGLSWSQAGQPGKLAAATAAVLAERGQTITLAQQPGHAWGIAERIAGGRETVADPSDELRAVQEVVEEEFGSDFALVRLLAKGVGVHHRGLPDDIRILTEYLVERGDLTHLVSTTTIAQGVNFPVANVVLASHQFPYATDIPASDFWNLAGRAGRVEQGEVGLIALAATDEERARKLREFVARQVAELNSTLIDMVSQAMSRNGHLDLHTLAAIPEWSAFVQYLAHTYRQIGDHEEFAEEIEQVLRGTLGFQHLRRVNRGWAAELVRSVREYAELLSGKALGLVDSTGFSWESVAGTLKRLSDARIDREIWYAPLFDGDRRPLAQLVGVMLEVPELRESLHEIADEQDGRSGDYIARVIQDWVNGASVPQLAADHFRKPGESNSLNAITKCCQRLFGDMAPTVSWGLSALQSLTLGQDFATLPAETQRELRNIPSYAFYGVRSEVAIAMRLAGVPRSAASRMAATVAGGQDQRRPQSPLGPAEARTRLAGLSDAVWQSALGPKGPAYRTVWRILDGVQ; translated from the coding sequence TTGGCTGATCTGGGCTGGCTGGAAGGAGCGCTCGACCCGGAACTTGTAGGGGAGGCCAATGAGCGGGCGCACCGTGTGCTCATCGGCTCCGCTCTGCGGGCGGTCGAGGCAGAGGTTCCCGAGGGTTCGCCCGACAGCCGGGAGGCGGTCGACTTCGCGGTGGACGCCCTGGACCTGCTGGCCTGGGACGCGATCGCGGAGGATCCGAAGGCACCGGAGACCCGGCGGCTGTGCGGGCAGATGTTCGCCCTGGCGCGGGCACGGCTACCGGAGGACGACTCCCCCGACGCGCGCCTCGAACTGCTCCGTACGGTCTGCCTGGGCTGGATCGCCGACGAGACCCCGCTCGCGGCCCGGCTGCTGGCCGACGTCGAGCTGCCCTCCGTACCGGATGCGGAGGACGACTGGGAGACTCAGGTGCGGCGCGGAACCGCCGATGTGTGGCTCTTGCTGCTGCGCAAGCGCGGCTGGGACGACCTCGACGCGCTGGACCACCTCATCGCGCGGCTACGGGCCGAGCAGGCGGGTCGGGAGGAGACCTACCTCTCGGCGGCCGGTGACGACGCCCGGCCCGCCGCCTGGTCGCTCGCCGCCCACTACCACCTGCTCAAGACGGCGGAGCTGCTCGCCGAGTACCTTGCCACCGGGCATCTGCTGCGTGAACGCCGCCCCGGACGTCACTACGACGTGCGTGAGCGTGTGCAGGCGCACTGCGACCGCGCCCTGGAAGCGGCCGTCGCCTCGGCCGACCCCGATCTCGAGGTGCTTGTACGGCTGCTGGCGGCGACGGCCGACCAGATCATCGACAACAGCCTGTGGACGGTGGCTCGTGCTGTCAGCCCAGAGGTGAACGCCTTCGTGGCCTCCCTCGTCGACCGTGGCCGACCGCGCCCGATCTTCGAGGTGCTGCCGCCGCAGCGTGTGGCCCTGGCCGAGCAGGGGCTGATCCGGACCGCGCACCGCAGTGTGGTGGTCAGTCTGCCCACCAGCGCGGGCAAAACCCTGATCGCCCAGTTCCGGATCCTCCAGGCGCTCAACGCCTACGACAAGCAGCACGGCTGGGTGGCGTACGTCGCCCCGAACCGGGCGCTCGTCAACCAGGTGACGCGACGGCTGCGCCGCGACTTCGCCGGGCTCGGGATCGGGGTGGAGCGGGTCAGCCCGGCCCTGGAGTTCGACGGTCTGGAAGAGGACATGCTCACGGACCGCGGCGAGGGACGGTTCCGGGTGCTGGTGTCGACCCCCGAGAAGCTGGATCTGCTGCTGCGCTCGGGCTGGCAGGAGAAGATCGGGCGCCCGCTGTGTCTGGTGGTGGCCGACGAGGCGCACCACCTCGGGGTGGACAAGCGGGGGATCAAGCTGGAGCTGCTGCTGGCCACCGTCAACCGGGAGGCCCAGGACGCGGGCTTCCTGCTCCTGACACCCTTCATCGACAACGGTGACGTCATCGCTGAATGGCTGGACAGCGGCAGCCGGCAGTCGGTCGGGCAGTCGGTGGACTGGACGCCGAACGACCGCATCGTGGCCCTCGCCCACCGCGAGCGTGCGGCGGGCAACGGCGGTTTCCGGGTGACGCTGGAAACGTTGGTGACCAGTCGCAGGACCCTCAGTGTTCCCGACGAACTGCCTCTGGACGGGTACCGGCCGCTCGGCCTGTCCTGGTCCCAGGCGGGCCAACCCGGGAAACTGGCCGCGGCGACCGCAGCCGTCCTGGCAGAGCGCGGGCAGACCATCACCCTGGCCCAGCAGCCCGGCCACGCCTGGGGTATCGCCGAGCGCATCGCAGGGGGACGGGAGACAGTCGCCGATCCCAGCGACGAACTGCGTGCGGTGCAAGAGGTGGTGGAGGAGGAGTTCGGCAGTGACTTCGCGCTGGTGAGACTGCTCGCCAAGGGCGTCGGAGTCCATCATCGGGGCTTGCCGGACGATATCCGCATTTTGACGGAGTACCTGGTGGAGAGGGGCGACCTCACTCACCTGGTGTCCACCACGACCATCGCCCAGGGCGTCAACTTCCCCGTTGCGAACGTCGTGTTGGCTTCCCACCAGTTCCCGTACGCGACCGACATCCCGGCCTCTGACTTCTGGAACCTCGCGGGGCGAGCCGGCCGAGTGGAGCAGGGTGAGGTAGGCCTGATCGCGCTGGCCGCGACCGACGAGGAACGGGCTAGGAAACTACGGGAGTTCGTCGCCCGCCAGGTCGCGGAGCTGAACTCCACACTCATCGACATGGTGAGCCAGGCCATGTCCAGGAACGGCCACCTCGACCTGCACACGCTGGCGGCCATCCCGGAGTGGTCCGCCTTCGTCCAGTATCTGGCCCACACCTACCGGCAGATCGGAGATCACGAGGAGTTCGCCGAGGAGATCGAGCAGGTGCTGCGTGGCACCCTAGGCTTCCAGCATCTACGGCGCGTGAACCGCGGCTGGGCGGCGGAGCTGGTGCGCAGCGTGCGGGAGTACGCCGAGCTTCTCTCCGGCAAGGCACTGGGACTCGTCGACAGCACGGGCTTCTCCTGGGAGAGCGTCGCGGGCACCCTGAAGCGACTCAGCGACGCTCGGATCGACCGTGAGATCTGGTATGCGCCGCTGTTCGACGGCGACCGCAGGCCACTGGCCCAGTTGGTCGGGGTAATGCTCGAGGTGCCCGAACTGAGGGAGAGCCTCCATGAGATTGCGGACGAGCAAGACGGCCGCAGCGGCGACTACATCGCCCGTGTCATCCAGGACTGGGTGAACGGAGCGTCCGTACCCCAGCTGGCCGCCGACCATTTCAGAAAGCCGGGCGAGTCCAACAGCCTCAACGCGATCACCAAGTGCTGCCAACGCCTGTTCGGCGACATGGCGCCCACGGTTTCCTGGGGGCTGTCCGCACTCCAGTCGCTCACACTCGGCCAGGACTTCGCGACGCTGCCCGCCGAGACACAACGCGAACTGCGGAACATTCCGTCGTACGCCTTCTACGGTGTGCGCTCGGAGGTGGCGATCGCGATGCGGCTCGCAGGGGTACCGAGGTCGGCCGCGAGCCGCATGGCCGCGACCGTCGCCGGCGGACAGGACCAGCGCCGCCCGCAGAGCCCGCTCGGTCCCGCCGAGGCCCGAACGCGGCTGGCGGGATTGTCGGATGCCGTATGGCAGTCAGCCCTCGGGCCCAAGGGACCGGCTTATCGGACAGTCTGGCGGATCCTTGACGGCGTGCAGTGA
- a CDS encoding Uma2 family endonuclease, whose product MAHEPLTQEEVLLEGFLALDTPEGFRAELIEGEIVVTPPPDGDHEDCINVILKQVIRCARTDMDFSGNKGLKLEGSPRDHVIPDGTFAPTQRRLYRGADPWMPCDGVSLVLEVTSSKPGADRETKRRCYARGGIPLYLLVDREAAAVTLFSDPEGHDYREHRTRPFGKPITLPGPFGFDLDTSDFL is encoded by the coding sequence ATGGCCCATGAGCCGCTCACGCAGGAAGAAGTCCTGCTGGAGGGCTTTCTCGCCCTGGACACCCCGGAGGGTTTCCGGGCCGAGCTGATCGAGGGGGAGATCGTCGTGACACCGCCGCCGGACGGGGATCACGAGGACTGCATCAATGTGATCCTGAAGCAGGTGATCCGCTGCGCCCGGACCGATATGGACTTCTCCGGGAACAAGGGCCTCAAGCTGGAGGGCAGCCCGCGGGACCACGTGATCCCCGACGGCACGTTCGCTCCCACGCAGCGGCGGCTCTACCGAGGCGCCGACCCGTGGATGCCCTGCGACGGCGTGTCCCTGGTGCTCGAGGTCACCTCGTCCAAGCCCGGTGCCGACCGCGAGACCAAACGCCGCTGCTACGCCCGGGGCGGCATCCCCCTCTACCTGCTGGTCGACCGGGAGGCCGCCGCGGTCACGCTCTTCAGCGACCCCGAGGGGCACGACTACCGCGAGCACCGCACCCGCCCCTTCGGCAAGCCGATCACCCTCCCCGGCCCCTTCGGCTTCGACCTGGACACGAGCGACTTCCTCTGA
- a CDS encoding DUF397 domain-containing protein produces MSTAEPAQLAWFKSGYSGNEGGACLEVATMPGVIHIRDSKTPARAHLSFPAVEWAAFVRYATRS; encoded by the coding sequence GTGAGCACCGCGGAGCCCGCGCAGCTCGCCTGGTTCAAGAGCGGCTACAGCGGCAACGAGGGAGGTGCGTGCCTGGAGGTCGCCACCATGCCCGGCGTCATCCACATCCGCGACTCCAAGACCCCCGCCCGCGCCCACCTCTCCTTCCCTGCCGTGGAGTGGGCCGCGTTCGTGCGCTACGCGACCCGGTCCTGA
- a CDS encoding ATP-binding protein yields the protein MKSQISTRQFAQLLSATPRGARLARLLAVQQLSAWGWPPTCPLSESAALVVAELAANAVTHGRMRGRCFRLALTVETPDTLRVEVADPRGDQAPLAHTGTTPDPFAESGRGLFLVDALAVRWGTKPRPPSGKTVWACLPLL from the coding sequence ATGAAGTCACAAATCTCCACCCGCCAGTTCGCCCAGCTCCTCAGCGCCACACCCCGCGGCGCCCGTCTTGCCCGCCTGCTGGCCGTGCAACAGCTCAGCGCGTGGGGCTGGCCGCCCACCTGCCCGCTCAGCGAGTCCGCCGCCCTCGTGGTCGCCGAGTTGGCCGCGAACGCGGTGACACACGGACGGATGAGAGGCCGGTGCTTCCGCCTCGCGCTTACCGTCGAAACCCCGGACACCCTCCGTGTCGAGGTGGCCGACCCCAGAGGCGACCAGGCGCCCCTGGCTCATACCGGCACCACGCCCGACCCCTTCGCCGAATCCGGCCGCGGCCTGTTCCTCGTCGACGCGCTCGCCGTCCGCTGGGGCACCAAGCCCCGGCCGCCCTCCGGCAAGACCGTCTGGGCATGCCTCCCACTCCTGTGA
- the yaaA gene encoding peroxide stress protein YaaA has protein sequence MLVLLPPSEGKASSGRGAPLKLESLSLPALTEARETVLGELVELCAGDEDKAREVLGLSEGLRGEVAKNAELRTAGARPAGEIYTGVLYDALDLATLDPAARRRAARSLLVFSGLWGAVRVTDRIPSYRCSMGVRLPGLGALGAFWRAPMAAALPEAAGDGLVLDLRSAAYATAWKPKGEVAGRTATVRVLHAPTRKVVSHFNKATKGRIVRSLLSAGTAPSGPAELVEALRELGYEVEAQAPAKAGQAWVMDVLVEEIH, from the coding sequence GTGCTGGTCCTGCTGCCGCCCTCGGAGGGAAAGGCCTCCTCCGGCCGGGGCGCCCCGCTGAAGCTGGAGTCGCTGTCGCTGCCCGCCCTGACGGAGGCCCGCGAGACGGTGCTCGGCGAGCTGGTCGAGCTGTGCGCGGGCGACGAGGACAAGGCGCGCGAGGTGCTGGGGCTGAGCGAGGGCCTGCGCGGCGAGGTCGCGAAGAACGCGGAACTGCGGACGGCCGGGGCGCGGCCGGCCGGGGAGATCTACACGGGGGTGCTGTACGACGCCCTGGACCTGGCCACCCTGGACCCGGCCGCGCGGCGGCGGGCCGCGCGGTCGCTGCTGGTGTTCTCCGGGCTGTGGGGCGCGGTCCGGGTGACGGACCGGATCCCGTCGTACCGCTGCTCCATGGGCGTGAGGCTGCCGGGGCTGGGCGCGCTGGGCGCGTTCTGGCGTGCGCCGATGGCCGCGGCCCTGCCGGAGGCGGCCGGGGACGGACTGGTGCTGGACCTGCGGTCGGCGGCGTACGCGACGGCGTGGAAGCCGAAGGGTGAGGTGGCCGGGCGGACGGCGACGGTGCGGGTGCTGCACGCGCCGACCCGGAAGGTCGTCAGCCACTTCAACAAGGCGACGAAGGGGCGGATCGTGCGGAGCCTGCTGTCCGCGGGGACGGCGCCGTCGGGGCCCGCCGAGCTGGTCGAGGCGCTGCGGGAGCTGGGGTACGAGGTGGAGGCGCAGGCGCCGGCCAAGGCGGGGCAGGCGTGGGTCATGGACGTGCTGGTGGAGGAGATCCACTGA